Within the Malus sylvestris chromosome 4, drMalSylv7.2, whole genome shotgun sequence genome, the region CAACTATCTTGTCTTCTTTAACccaattttctttggttattACCTTTACTTGGTTTTCAGACTCATAATGTTTTTCTACGAAGTCgaagaaaaatatttcaagTCTGTTGGTTTGCATGAAGTCTTTCCATGCCTTATGGATTTCTAATTTCTCTTCAGTAGTATATTTACTTCTGAAGATGTTTCGTCGAGGGACATTTTCTAAGGCTTCGATGTCTCTACAGAGTTTCTTACGATCATACTTAAAAGGTTCTTGTCTGGTTAAAACCAATAGTTGGTGGTGTACTGGTTCTGCATCAAAATCAGAAGCAGTTGGGGATGTTTGTTCTTCCttaggaggaatggatgggataTGATAGGTAGGCTGGATTACTTGAGCGTTTGTCTCAAGCGATTGGAGTTTGAAATTTAAAAGGTCATTTATTAATTCTTGTTGGGTGACAGATGAGCCTGTATCTACTGATTTTAATTTCCTATTAGCCAGGGAATTGATTAATTCTTGGTCTCGACCTTGCCTATCGGTTGGCATAGATCCAGAGAAAGAATTCCTATTGGAAGTAAAGGATTTAAGTGATCGATTAGAATCACAGGATTTTCTAGCAGGacgatcaaaattaattttaaccGTACCGTCAAAGTATTGTTCTACATTGTCTAAATTAACTAGACTATTTTGGATGGCTACTGGCCGACTCTCGTTTATCAGACACCAATATGAAGGGAGATTGATTTCTGACCACCTAATGGTTCGAGGTATTTTAATATTGGCATTCTCTTGATCAGTCTGGATCAAGAGAGTATGATCCTTCGGACTTTTGGTTAAAGCCTGAAAGTTCATATTTGTGCCAGTGACCTTATAATAGATTCTATAAATTAAAGCCAAAGGCTGTGTTCCTTCTAGGACTTTATATCCTGAAGTTTTGATATTtagatatctatatatatatatatatctatatctatatatctatatctatatctatatctatatatctatatctatatatatatatctatatatctatatctatatctatatatatatatatatatctatatctatatatctatatctatatatatatagagccCTTTCGGGCAAAGTGAAAGACAagacaagacaaagagaaagaaataataaaaaagaaaaaggaatgagGGAGGGATTTAGCACCTACTTTCGGGCAAAAGGAAACaggagagaaagaaaaggaaagagagaaagaaagaagaaaaggaagacaaGGAGTTCCACTTCAGGCAAAAGAGGAAACAACAAAATAAGCCCCACTTGGGCATATTGGTCAAGTCCCTTGATTGCCCAGATATCTCTTAACACTCaaatctttttctctttttaaaattgAGTGTAGAGGGATTAGATCCACCATTTAAATTGGTCATACCATATAGCTTGGGAACAATAGGAGGTGGCCATTCATGTTTGATCCCAAGCTTTGCCCTTCTTGAGATCTTGGTATGAATGACATGCTTGTGTTGGCGGAGAAGAGTGTGGGaactattttcttcttcttcgggctCCACAAGAGGTGTGGGCTCTAGCCCTCTGAGTGTTGGTGTTTGGCCTACAATAGCCATAAGCTCCATCTTAGTTGTTATCGGTTTCGATATGTTGGCTTGGTCTTTTACAACCATATCCATTTTCATGGATTTTTCATTGGGTGGGGCCATTGTTTGGCCTTCATCAACGTGTATGATTTGTTCTTCTTTGGTTGTAGTAGGGTGAGTGTGCTTTATAGAGGGGATTTGACACATTTGATCTAtcaactttctcaaaatttttcCAAAAGTTGTATAGCTTTCCTCCACATTTTTAAAACACTTAGTCACCTCTTCACCATATTTGATGCTTGCCACATGGAGTTTGGACACCTTCTCTAATTTGCCCACATCCTCCTTGTAGAGCTTTTTATCCGGATGATCATAAGTTGACATCTCATATATTGGCTCTATGTACACATTGGAAACATTTTGATACTCAAAGCCATTTGTTGGCCTATCATAGTATTCATGAATGTGATTGTCTTCAAAAGAATAATAACTTTCATCATAGCCATAAGTTGGCCAATCTTCAAGATTGTTATTTATTTGATGGCCATTAGTTGGCCGACAATCATGTTCCATGGGACTTGAGTACTCTTCAGCCATGTACCCATAAGTTGGCAACTCATAGGTTGGCGCTATGTGATATCCATAGCTTGGGCGCTCTTCAACACCGTCTTCTTCCTCATACTTCGAAAAagcatgttgagaaaaatcatgaacataAGGATTGTTCATGATCTAACTCCATATAaggatcccaccgggcgtgccaaaatatgtttgctccctaaatccgccatggGCCTCGCGGGCAAGTCGGggatttacttcacatacgagattggtgggtgcgggcgtgccactattagatgccgctagtagatgggatttgaatgattgaggttgcgccttttgacttcaaatcaagagattgtgccatttgagtgggAGTCGCTCAAATCAAGGTTATttctttgccttaaaaataaggacgttacttatatggagagatagaacaatatgtaaatgacaaggttattcagaaatgtaaatgacagaggaaagtgactaatattgcagattgcttgtaatttaaatGACTGAAGATGAGTTGTACATGAAAACTACAAAGGGGATCGATGCTGTAAGTGAGCAGCAAAGCTAATAAACTAGATAAAAAAGGCttttggtgaaggttgatcctGAAAAGATGAAGACTTGGTGCTGACTACGgcttcgtatgcaaatctggcttgagcagagtttgtgtatttgtttgtttgtttgagtgtccataatccttgTGCATCTGCCCCTTTAAATAGAGATATGAAAAGAGCCACATGCTGAGAACCTTGTACTTGCCCGAAAGAAACTTGGGCAGCTTGCATTGCTTTTGCCAACTTGCATGtagaaataatatttaaaagggaaacttgcatttccaccacatgtttttagcaCATGTCTCCCCaacttgtaataaactaacaattaaaagaagcaagttgaCTTCTTTCATATTATCCTTATCTGAAAGCTCTCCCATCCACTTGCAATACATGCATGTATCTTGATTAAACAAAGGCTTGacaaacctccaccacccaaacaaatgggaaaaacaatattatagtgccAAACCCATCCACTTGTAGCCAAATATCTTTCCAAGTTAGCTTTCTTGCATATTAATCATTCAAATACCATATTTTACCTTAAtggcccaaataagtaaaaataggCACATTTTGGGTGCAAACGGTAgggatttgattttgttgagttttgTAAGCTTGATTTGATTGATTTGACCGCAAAACTCAGTCTGCATAGTGGGTATACTACTTAGACTGTAATATGCAAATAAAAGAGGAAGGACAAAAAATGTCCATTTATAGTTTTCCAAGTTAAGAGTGGGTTTGCGGCTGAATTTATTTGACAAAGTGAGACCCAAATCCCCAAATCAAAGCTCCCAAACTCAAAACTCAAATTGAAGCCCAAAAATATCACTTGGGCCCGCAAAAGGTGCTGCTCATTGTTGCTGTTTGCACCTTTTAGTCGGTTGAGAGAGAGTTCAGACAACGGTTGTATTTCCCGGCCCGAACTTCTTTCTATATACCTTTCTCTGCCACCCCAAAACGGATAACAAATACACACAGCATAAACCAGAGGCTGAGCAGAGCGCTTCAAAAACAATGGCTGCTCTAACTCTAAGCATTGGCATCGCCACCACCAGCTCAGCTCTACTTAAAAGGCCGACGCCGCGTCGTCCGAGGGCCGCAAGAATTTCCTGCATTGGATGGGTACCCCTCAAACTCTGCTTCCCCAAAACTTCATAGAAAATCCGaagaataacattttttttttatttactcaaattttgaagtgttttggaATTTGATTTGTTGTTTAATCTAAGGAAGGACCCGGAGGGTGTATTGGGACCACCGCAGACGGGCCATTTGGCTCGGATAGAGTTCAAGAGGCGGTTGGAAAAAGACGCCGATGCTCGAGAAGAATTCGAACGCCAAGTCATTGAAGAGAAAGAGCGGCGTCGAACTGTTAGAGAAGTAAATTGACAATTGGGTTTTGAATTTTGTTGTAACACTTGTTAAATAattagtttttgggtttgattgttttgtgtttgtgtttgtttgaAGTCCCGGGTTGCGCCAGATACGGCGGAGGAGTTGATAGAGTACTTTCTCAACACTGAAGCTCGGGAGATTGAGTTCGAGATTTCGAGGTTGAGGCCAAGGTTGGTGATTTAAACCCATTTCTGTGTGTAGACTGATTAGAAAGCAAAAAAGTAGGAATGCACGCCAATTGTTTGAGGAGATGCTTCAATGAATAAAAAGTTTGATAGCAGCTCACTTTTTTGTGCGTGGACAATGCGTGTATGTATGGCTTTATGGCCTATGAAATAGTATAGTGGGGggaagattttctacttttcAATGTGGGATTTTGGGATCCCTCACACTCCATTCTTCCGTGTATGACATCCTCGTTTGCTCATCCCATCTGACGCTGACCTGAGTAGCCCTTTCCACCCTTTCGAGGCGGCTTTCACTATACTATTGTAATGCcaatgtttttaagttttttaaaatccttcaatAAGTTGCCCCATCAGTGGACTCTCGCCCAGACGTGTGGTAAAACCAGGTTTTGATACCAATTGGAAACGAAGGTGGCCAAGAGCTCATTTAGACGGATAGACCTCATATAACGAACTGTTAACATTGATATATCACATGAAGTTTAGGTTTTTCAGTTGTATGTGATATACTTTCCAGTTAGTTGCCAACTTACAACGATTAGAAAGCCACTTCATTTGAGCAAATGCAGTTATCAATATGCCAAACATttactttttattgttttgttatttgtttggttttgcacATTTGATTTTTTCCCCAAGTTAAATTAACTCAAAGTGGCACTAGTGCTTCCCATTTACTCTTTCTTGCACTCCAATTTATCTCTTCTGTATTATTTATGcatattataaatattttttatgaaaagttTCTCCACAAACCATCCTCGTTTCCCCAATTTTTCCCCTTGCATATGTTATATGCAGATTGGACAAGGAGTTTTTCTCGCACTTACAATATGAGCTAGGTCAGCTTCGGTTTGCTGTTTCAAAAACTCAGGTTCCTTACTGAATCTATAAATTTGGGTTAATTTCTGAAACTATACATTCAGCTTCTTCACCGAAACTATGCATTCGGTTTTGTGATGGTTTTTTCAGGATATAGAAGATAGATTGATTGAGCTGGAAGCATTGCAGAAGGCCCTGCAGGAAGGGACAGGTCTGTTAAGAGTTCACGAACTTTTTTGATAAAGACTTGGTGTTCTTGCCTGCTTACTGAAGTGCTCCATTTTCTGTTACAGAAGCATATGACAAAATGCAAACCGACCTCATTAAAGCAAAGCTAAGTCTGACCAAAGTTCTGTCTTCAAAGGATGTAAAATCAACTGTATGTGCTGCCCTTTTAACTCATTGAGCGTTAACAATTAAGTAGTTTGTATTGCTCAACTAAATAAATCTTGACAATGCAGTTACTAGAGATGGTTGAACACAACGAGCTGAATAGATCCTTCTTGACTCTTCTTGACGAAAACATAGCAAATGCGCACAAGGGTAACCAGGTAAATCGCCTTGGGAAAGCTTCTTTCATATTGCCCGAGATAATTCATTTCATCCTTTGTTTGTATTTCTGGTTTTTTAGCAGAGAATAAAACATACCGTAGTCAACTTTAACATGCTATgcaacatatttttttattaccagAAAACTAAAAAGTAGATGTTGTGATATTGGTTAAATATATTATGAATGCAGTAAAAAATGCAAGGAAGTACATTCTCTTAATTGTGTACTCAACCTAAAAAGTGCAACTTAGTTCCTTTTGTCACCACACTGCTCATTGATGAACACAAAGCTC harbors:
- the LOC126619804 gene encoding uncharacterized protein LOC126619804, whose protein sequence is MAALTLSIGIATTSSALLKRPTPRRPRAARISCIGWDPEGVLGPPQTGHLARIEFKRRLEKDADAREEFERQVIEEKERRRTVRESRVAPDTAEELIEYFLNTEAREIEFEISRLRPRLDKEFFSHLQYELGQLRFAVSKTQDIEDRLIELEALQKALQEGTEAYDKMQTDLIKAKLSLTKVLSSKDVKSTLLEMVEHNELNRSFLTLLDENIANAHKGNQKQAAEFMEKVRGAVLKYITA